Part of the Streptomyces europaeiscabiei genome is shown below.
CATCAACGGCGTCGACCGCGTCGCGCAGGTCGCACCACGATTCGAGCAGCCCGGCCGCCAGTGGATGGACATGCGCATCCTGAAAGCCAGGCATGACCAGGCGGCCGTGCGTGCCGATCACCTCGGCGTCGTGGCCCACGTCTGCCCACACCTCCCGGGCAGAGCCGACCGCGAGCACACGGTCCCCCCGCAAGGCGATCGTGTCCGCGGCATCCGATCCGAACACTCGGCCGCCAGTGAGAATGATGTCTGCCATACCCTCGGTCCTTAAAGCGACGATATGTCCACTTGTTTGCAAAAAGGGGGAGAGCGGAAGACAGCATCAGCGATCCGGGAATCGGTAGCGGCCATCGGCATCGACCGTGGCAAGACCACGTCGATCCAAGTCGCCGAGTACCGAAGCGGCTTCCTTTGCTGTCCAGCGGAACGCGCGAAACAACTCTCGCGTCGTTCCCCGCACCATGGTGTCGAGGAAGGCCGAGGCTGCTTCATGTCGGCTGGGGCCTCGTCTGACGGCAGGATCGGGAAAGAACGCCCGACTCGTCAGTTCGATCACGCAACTGGGCCAGCCCGGACCGTCCTGCCGAGTTCCGAAATTCGTGATGAGGAGCGACCGGCCGAGTTCCGTAAGGATCCGCTGTGCCACCTTCCCGTCCAAGCCGAATGCCTCACGGATGAGGCGCATGGAGGTGGGACCTTCGAGCAGCAGGTGCTGTGCAATTTGCTTCGCCGTGGGAGACAGGGCCACCATGCGGAAGTCCTCGGGATCTCCGGCATGTGGATAGAGCATGTCGAGCATGTACGGTGAGAGAAGTGATTGTCGGCCGGCGACGAACCGGCCGCACCAGGCACGTTGCTCCGTGGGCAGCATGTCCTTCCACGTCCAGACCAGCTCCAGATCCTCCCCCCACCCTGCGGGGAGGAGTTGCGCTTCGCTGTCTCTCCCCGCCTCTCGCAACGAGGGATAGCTGGCCGCTTTGTCGCCGAAGAGGACGACAAACCCCAAGTCCGCAATGTATGAGGCGGCTTCGTCTGCAGTTCGCAGCGGAGGTTGATCCATGCGCCAGCGGCTGATTCTCTGCGCATGCAAGATCGAATCGACGGACATCTGATGTACCTGGATTCTGGGAACGGTTGGGCGTCGAGAGTCGATCTGTCAGCTATCGGGGCGGGTAGGCTGTGGGACGGCCTCGATAACGACGACTTGTCCGGGGCTCCGGCTGACGGCCGAGCATGCGAATCCGGCCGCGGACAGGAGTCGCTCGAAGTCGCCGAGGGTGCGCTCCTCTCCACGGAGGACCGACATCATGTACAGGTCCATGAGGGCAGTCATCCTGGACTCCGCGTCACGGAGATCCTGATCCGTCGCAACACGTTCAATGATCACGAGCCGCGCGTCGGGCGTCATCGCGTGACGGCAGGCGCGGAGTATGGCAATGCACTGCGGATCGTCCCAGTCGTGAAGGATCTCGCGCAGCAGGTAGAGATCACCGCCGCCGGGAACGTCCACGAAGAAGTCTCCGGCAACGACCTCAGTTCGCTCCTCCAGCCCGGCTTCGGCCAGAACGTCCTTAGCCCGAGCAGCAGTCGCTTCTGTGTCCAGAAGAACGCCTCGCGCTCCAGGCGACCCGGTGAGCAAGTAGGCAAGGAGGGTTCCGTCACCGCCGCCCACGTCCACGATCGTGCGGCCGACGGGGGCGACCGCGGACTTGATGTGTTCCAGGGACAATTGGAGATCGCAAGCCTGGGATTGGTCGAACGTCTCGCGGAGCGTGGGGTGGAGGTCCAGATAGTCGAACAACGGCATGCCATGCACGGCCTCGAATCCCGGTCGGCCAGTGCGCACCGTGCCGAGCAGAGCCGCCCAGGCCGCCCCCATCTCACCATTGACGAGAAGCGCTGTCGGCCGTGCGGACCCGGGTGCATCAGCGCGAAGGGTGGCACCAAGAGGGGTCAGGGCGTACTTGCCATCGGGCAGTCGATCGAACACATCGAACGCCGTGAGAGTGCGGAGCAGTTGATTCAGAAGGTCGGGAACGGCATCGACCTCTTCAGCCAGCTCTTCGGCACTTCGCGGACCGGTGGCGAGGGCATCGGGGATACCCATGACCGCTGCCGCACATAGAGCTCGGGACAGCAATGCACCGTAGAGCATCTCGCGCATCTGCATGGGTGCTCGAAGGTCTTGAGTCATCCACGATCACCTCCTCGGTCGACCAATGCGAACCCTTCGGTCGCCTTCGTATAGAGCCGACGCAGAAGACCATCTCGTACGCGATCGTCCGCGTAGTGCTGCCTGAAACGGGATTGATAGGCATCGAACTCGCTCCGCGTTCGATGCAGAAACAGAATATCGTGGACCGCCATGTGTCGAATCGCGATGACACAGGTCGGGGACTTGGAGACGGCGAAGAATTCGTTCCTGATTGCCCGCTCATCGCAATCGGGATGGAACTGACCAATCATCAAACCCTTGCTCACGGCAGACGATTTCAGCTCACTGTACAGGGCATCGATGACCTTCCAGCCTTCCGGGCCGGCGTCCGGAAGGACGACAAGAAGACTCGAGAGAGAACTGCCGGAACGCCCGGTCGATGTGCTGGTGGCGGCAAAACCGCTCAGTTCGTCAAGGATCAGGGAGCGTATGTGCTCATCATCCTCGCAGCTCACACCGTAGTGAAAACGCAGGCGCATGGCTCCGCTCTGGAGAGCGGGCATAACGAATGGGCAGACAGGGCCACCTCTGCCCAGATCCGGTGATGGCTGACCGACGTAATCGCGCAACCATTGGAGTACAAGTGAGAGGTCGTCGCTGATCCTGTCGTGGTGCCGGCCGACAGGAGTGACTTCGATGGCTCCAGGGGGCAGTGCGGATGCCGACTGGGCCGGCAGCAGGTCTGTATTCATCGTCTCCTCCTCTGACGTTGATCAGATCCCGGCCAAGGCGCGACCTGTGCCATTGTCAAGGCTCTTCCCCTTTTGAACTCCGCTCGCTGGAGGGGCCGCGGCAGGCAGTGAGGACGAGGGCACGCCGCGCTGAATGACGCTCATGCGGTGATTCCCTGCCTCCAGGCTTTCGACCAGCGCTTCCACGACCTTCTCCGGCCTGCAGTTGGTGCCGCAGGTGAAAGTGTCTATGAAGAGAGAGTGAGTGTCGGGATACGTGTGCACAGCGACGTGGGACTCGGAGAGGAGGAAGACAGCGGTAAAACCACTGGGCTCGAAGTTCTTGGTCTGAACGCTACAGATGCTGGCCCCGGACCTCGATATCCCCACGCGAAGCGCCTGCAGTATCAAGTCATTGTTCGTGATCTTATCGGTCGGCACATCGTAGACGTCTGCGAAGACATGGGTTCCGACGAAGTCATAGGTCACCGGCATTACATCCATTTCATGAAGCCTTGAGCCACCAGAGTGAACTCACCGAGGCGCCGTTCGAGAAGCTCTGACGTTTCACCTTTCGCAACAAAACTCAGTACCGCGTCCGTGCTCGCTGAGGCACCAGTGAAATCTTGCGGGGCGGCAGCTCGCACATTGAATTCTTGAATGTGAGTCGGTAGGTCCGGGACGTCGATCGCCAGCAGGGTGCCCCTTTTCGGAGGGATGAGGACCCACCCGTAGAGCTCCTTGGAAAGTTCGATCGAGCCGTTTCCGGGAACCGCCAGGCCGGCTTGGTAGCGAATCCAGGACTCAGCCGGATTCACACCGGTTCGATAGGTCAGGGCCTGTGGAACGTGCGCACCACCGAGCCGGGATGCGATCTCGCAAAAGTAGAGCTGCCCGTCGGCCTCATGGAGCATGACCTCAAGATGAAAGGGAGACCGGTCACCGGGCGGCATCGCTGCCAGCACTTCACGCGTGTACGCATTCAGGCGTGCAGCTACCGGGTTGCTCGGCTCCAGCTGCACACTGCCCAGCGGCGCGCTGTCATGGAAGGACAGGCAATCGTTGATGTACTGCGAGGGACAGGAGTACCTGAGCTCGCCGAACTCCGCCTCGCCGTCGACATGGTAGACCAGGCCCGGAATATACTCCTCCATCAAGATGTCGGAGAACTCCCGCTGTGCGATCTCATCCGTGAGTTGTTTTTCCGACCGAATGAGCTGCACTCCGGACGAGGCATACCCGAGCCGCGGCTTGACGACAACGGGCCAACCGAATTCGGCCGCAAAAGCATGAGCCTCGTCGAGGTCCCGCGGCGCGCAGAACCCAGGCGTGCGCAGACCCGCCGCTGCCACACGCTGCTTCATCACCAGTTTGTCTCGAAACGGCAAGGCCTCTGCAAGCGACTGACCCGGGATGCCGAACAGATCTCTGGCCTGAGCGGCTCTGAGAACGTCTTCCTCGGTCACGTGCACGATTTGTGTAACATCGTTCGCTTGGCACAACAGTTCGAGTGCCTCCTGCGTGCCGGCACCGGTCGAGTAGTCCTCGATCTCCACCATCGTGGGGAAGGTGCCGCGGTACCCGACGGCGGCCTCGGCGCTCGTGATGAGAGCCACGTCTTCTGCGACTTCTGCGAGCCAGTCACCCAGCGGGGTCAGGATGGCCGGCACACGATTGAGCACGACGATCACGGCAAGGCCTCCACTGCCGATTCAGAGCGGTTTGCAGATTTCGCGAGCAACGGGACGCATCCGAAGATGGCCACCGCCATCACAACGAAATAGATCGTGGCGCCGACTGCGAGCAGACCACCACCGATGACCGGGCCCACGAAGAAGCCGACATAGCGCAACTCTGCCAGGCCGAAGTAGGTACCCTTCTGTCCGTCTTCCGCCATCTTGTGAATGGCGATGTCCGGCATGGGCAGCAGGATGGCCTCGCCCAGTGTCCAGAACACGATTCCTACGTAGAGGAAAACGAAGCTCACCTGCATGGCCGAGAAGAGCAGGAGCCCTGCAGCGAACGCACCGCAACCCAGCACGATGAGCAGCCGTTCTGAAACCTTCTTCCCGAGCCATGCGATAGGCACCTGCAAGACGATGCCGAGTACCGCATTGACCATGAGGAGGGAGGCAATCAAGGCAACCGCCTTGCCGGCGTTCTGCTCCTTGATGAACAGCGGGATGATCGAGTCGATCTGTGAGAAAACCAGGAAGATCATCCCGCCGGCACCGATGGCCGCCATCAGCCGCCGGTCGCGGACGAGCCCCCGGAAGAGTTCGGCGTACGACTGCCGGCCCTCTTCCGCGTCTCCACCTCCTCGACCCGGATCCAATGCGACAAGAGTCGTGCCCCGGACCACCAGGAGAAGGAGGTATCCGGCAAAAAGTGCCGCAGGACATACGAACAGGTAGACCGAGCCGCCCAGGTAGAGAAGGCCGCCAATGGCCGGCCCGACGATGGCGCCGATGCACAGAGTCATGTACCGGAAGCGGAAGATGCTGCCGTCGTCGCCCCCGGCCAGTGACATGAGTTTCTTCATGGCCGGCTCGACGAGGAGACGCCCGACACCGAGCAACATGATCAAAGCCACGATCGCTGCCGTACCTTGCACCATGGCGAGCAGGAGGTATGTAGCGATGT
Proteins encoded:
- a CDS encoding ATP-grasp domain-containing protein — encoded protein: MIVVLNRVPAILTPLGDWLAEVAEDVALITSAEAAVGYRGTFPTMVEIEDYSTGAGTQEALELLCQANDVTQIVHVTEEDVLRAAQARDLFGIPGQSLAEALPFRDKLVMKQRVAAAGLRTPGFCAPRDLDEAHAFAAEFGWPVVVKPRLGYASSGVQLIRSEKQLTDEIAQREFSDILMEEYIPGLVYHVDGEAEFGELRYSCPSQYINDCLSFHDSAPLGSVQLEPSNPVAARLNAYTREVLAAMPPGDRSPFHLEVMLHEADGQLYFCEIASRLGGAHVPQALTYRTGVNPAESWIRYQAGLAVPGNGSIELSKELYGWVLIPPKRGTLLAIDVPDLPTHIQEFNVRAAAPQDFTGASASTDAVLSFVAKGETSELLERRLGEFTLVAQGFMKWM
- the speD gene encoding adenosylmethionine decarboxylase — translated: MTYDFVGTHVFADVYDVPTDKITNNDLILQALRVGISRSGASICSVQTKNFEPSGFTAVFLLSESHVAVHTYPDTHSLFIDTFTCGTNCRPEKVVEALVESLEAGNHRMSVIQRGVPSSSLPAAAPPASGVQKGKSLDNGTGRALAGI
- a CDS encoding methyltransferase; protein product: MTQDLRAPMQMREMLYGALLSRALCAAAVMGIPDALATGPRSAEELAEEVDAVPDLLNQLLRTLTAFDVFDRLPDGKYALTPLGATLRADAPGSARPTALLVNGEMGAAWAALLGTVRTGRPGFEAVHGMPLFDYLDLHPTLRETFDQSQACDLQLSLEHIKSAVAPVGRTIVDVGGGDGTLLAYLLTGSPGARGVLLDTEATAARAKDVLAEAGLEERTEVVAGDFFVDVPGGGDLYLLREILHDWDDPQCIAILRACRHAMTPDARLVIIERVATDQDLRDAESRMTALMDLYMMSVLRGEERTLGDFERLLSAAGFACSAVSRSPGQVVVIEAVPQPTRPDS
- a CDS encoding MFS transporter, yielding MARTNESAPEAHGGKQREANRLLIAGSLLNSIAFFSASPFLTLYLKDHSQLSLAIIGAVVGSIALISAIGGIAGGVMVDRLGAVLCIRLGLAVYIATYLLLAMVQGTAAIVALIMLLGVGRLLVEPAMKKLMSLAGGDDGSIFRFRYMTLCIGAIVGPAIGGLLYLGGSVYLFVCPAALFAGYLLLLVVRGTTLVALDPGRGGGDAEEGRQSYAELFRGLVRDRRLMAAIGAGGMIFLVFSQIDSIIPLFIKEQNAGKAVALIASLLMVNAVLGIVLQVPIAWLGKKVSERLLIVLGCGAFAAGLLLFSAMQVSFVFLYVGIVFWTLGEAILLPMPDIAIHKMAEDGQKGTYFGLAELRYVGFFVGPVIGGGLLAVGATIYFVVMAVAIFGCVPLLAKSANRSESAVEALP
- a CDS encoding DUF6875 domain-containing protein; this translates as MNTDLLPAQSASALPPGAIEVTPVGRHHDRISDDLSLVLQWLRDYVGQPSPDLGRGGPVCPFVMPALQSGAMRLRFHYGVSCEDDEHIRSLILDELSGFAATSTSTGRSGSSLSSLLVVLPDAGPEGWKVIDALYSELKSSAVSKGLMIGQFHPDCDERAIRNEFFAVSKSPTCVIAIRHMAVHDILFLHRTRSEFDAYQSRFRQHYADDRVRDGLLRRLYTKATEGFALVDRGGDRG
- a CDS encoding AlkZ-related protein — translated: MSVDSILHAQRISRWRMDQPPLRTADEAASYIADLGFVVLFGDKAASYPSLREAGRDSEAQLLPAGWGEDLELVWTWKDMLPTEQRAWCGRFVAGRQSLLSPYMLDMLYPHAGDPEDFRMVALSPTAKQIAQHLLLEGPTSMRLIREAFGLDGKVAQRILTELGRSLLITNFGTRQDGPGWPSCVIELTSRAFFPDPAVRRGPSRHEAASAFLDTMVRGTTRELFRAFRWTAKEAASVLGDLDRRGLATVDADGRYRFPDR